The genomic window GTTTGTCGACCCGCTTGGATTCCCGGCGGAGAGTCCCGGGCTGTGCGGCGCGTGGTACGACTGACGGCATAAATGCGGCAGAACTGACAGAACGGGCGCGCCGATGACCGCCGGCAACTCGAGCGACCTCCTGCGGGATCACGCCGAGCCGCAGCGCGCCACCTACGTCGAGCTCTTCTTCGACGTGATCCTCGTCTTCGCTCTGACCCGGCTGTCGCACACCCTGTTCACCGACCTCACCTGGCTCGGCGCTCTGCACACCGTGATCCTGCTCGCCGCGTTCTGGTGGGTCTGGGTCTTCACCGCTTGGACCACGGACCGCCTCAACCCTGCCCAGCCCGCGATCCAGCTCGTGATCATCCCCATCATGCTCGGCACCCTGATCATGGCGGGTGCGGCGCCCACTGCATTCGGCGAGGATGGCATGATCTTCGCCGCCACATACGTGATCATCCAGGTCGGCCGGGCCCTCTTCGTCACGTCGGCGCTGCGCCGCCGGCCGGAGGTGGCGATCGGCTCGCTGCAGCAGCTCATCTGGAACTGCTTCGCAGGAGTGCTGTGGATCGCGGGCGCACTGACCGAGGGCACCCCTCGGGTGGTGATCTGGCTCCTCGCGGCGGTCCTTGGCTACACCATGAGCCGGCTGGACTTCCGGCTGCCCAAGCTCGGCCCGGCCCGGATCACCGCACAGGCCGTCTCCGCGGAGCATCTCGCCGAGCGCTACCAGCAAATCATGATCATCGCGTTTGGTGAGTCGATCCTGGCAGCAGGCGGGCAGTTCGCCGCGTTCGGGTTCGAGCGGGATCGAGTGATCGCGTTCGTCCTGGCGTTCACCATCACCGCGCTGCTATGGCGGATCTACTTCTACCGTGCGGGCCTGCTCCTCCCGGCTGTGATCGCGGCCAGCGCCGCGCCGGCATTCTTCAGCCGGTCCGCCTCGTATGCCCATCTCGTCATGGCCGGCGGCATCGTACTCAGCTCGGTTGGCGACGAGATCATCATCAACCACCCGTTCGCCGAGGCCAACCTGGTCTGGTCTGCCGTCATTCTCTGCGGGCCCGCGATCTACCTGGCCGGCCGTGCCCGACTCGACTACCTGTCGTTCAGCAAGGTCGCCGTGTCCCGAGTGATCGGTCTACTCCTGCTCGTCGTCCTGTCACCCGTGGTGGCGTTCCTGCCACCGGTCCTGATCGCCGTCGTGGCCGTTGTCATCCTCACCGCGATCGCCACCTCGGACACCATCTCCTGGCGCTTCCGCCCGAGCAAACCGAAGCCGCCGCCGCCCGGCGGACCGTACCGACGCCGGTAGCGCCACAGCTGGGCGGCCGCGCCGAGCAGCTGGCGCACGGCGGACGAGGTGCCAGGCAGGTCGAGAAGACGGCTGGTCCGCTGCTGAGGGGCCCGCGCTGCCCCGGGTCCTGAGCCGCCGGGGCGGTGCGGGTCCGGGGATCAGCGGCGGGCGGCCTCCCAGGCGGCGCTGCTACGGAAGTACGTGTCGTAGAGCTCCTGCACCTCCAGCAGGCTCTCCGGCGGCACCTTCCCGTACGCGATCCGCTCCAGGTGGCGGAAGTACTCGAACCGCTCGACGCCGGGCGTGATGACGATGAGGATGTCGGCGTTCTCGCCCGGGGCGGCGGCGAACGCGTGCGCCAGGCCGGGCGGCACGATGACCAGGTCGCCGCGTTCGGCGGTGACCACCTGGTCGCCGGAGAGCAGTTGCGCGGTGCCGTCCAGCAGGTAGAACAGCTCGGCGGAGTTGGCGTGGTGGTGCGGCCGGGCACCGTCCGCGCCGTCGTGCAGGGTGACCCGCTGGGTGGAGAGCGCGCCACCGGTGGCGCTGCTGTCGGCGAGCAGCCGGATGGTGGTCGGTGCCCGGCCCACCACCTCGGCGTCGGCCGCGCGGACGATGACGGACTCGTCGAAGTCGGGCGTGATCAGGGACATCTGACGGCTCCTTAGCGGGGATCGCGGGTCTCTACAGGGCGAACAGCAGGACGGCGTCGAGGAGTACGACCACGGCGGTGGCGAAGTGGATGCCGAAGGCGGCGGCCTTCGTACCGCCGTGCCGGAGCACGATCACGGTGTCGCCCAGCGGTTCGAGCGCGCCGAGCAGCATGTACCAGGCGACCGCGGTGGGGGTGGCGAACCCGATCAGGGCGAGGCCGAGCAGGCCGTAGGTGAGGTCGCGCAGACCCTTGACCGTGAGGTAGGCGCGGTCACCGTCCGGCTTGGCCGGGACGCCGTAACCGGCGGCGGCGGCCTCGGGCTGCAGGAGGAACCGGGCACCGATGACGACGAGGAGGAGGCTGATGACGACGGCGAGTCCGTAGGCGAGGGGGCTGAGCATGTCCGACTCCCAAGTGCTAGCGCTGCTAGGTCTGAGAGCGAAGCTAGCAGACCGCCGGCAGAATCGCTAGCAGTGCTAGAGTTGCGGTCATGGCTATACGAGAGCGCCGCGAGCGTGAGCGTGCGGAACGGGAGCGGGCCATCGTGGCCGCCGCCCGGGAGCTGGCCGAGTCGGAGGGCTGGGACGCCGTCACCACCCGCCGGCTCGCCGCCCAGATCGAGTACAGCCAGCCCGTGCTGTACAGCCACTTCAAGGGCAAGGACGCCATCATGGCGGCCGTCGCCGTGGAGGGCTTCGGCGATCTGGGCCGGGAGCTGGCCGCCGCGCGTACCGCCGCGACCGACGAGCGGCAGGCGGTGGCCGATGTCGCCGCGGCCTACGCCGCGTTCGCCGAGCGGCGGCCCGCGCTCTACGACGCGATGTTCACCCTCGCGGTCGACCTGCCGTTCGCCAGCCAGGACGTCCCGGTCGACCCGGCCCGGGCCTTCGCCGAGCTGGCCGAGACGCTGCGGCCGGTCGCCGGCGACGACGACCTGGAGACGTTCACCGAGACCTTCTGGAGCGGGCTGCACGGCCTGGTCACGCTCATGCGCAGCGGCCGGCTCCGGCGTACGGACCACGAGCGGCGGCTGGCGCTCCTGGTGGACCGGTTCGCCCGCTGAACCCTCCGGCCTGCCGCAGCCGTCGGGTGGCGGGCCGCTGGCTAGGGTGGACCGACCGGCAGGAGGAGTGTCCCCATGGCTGTCCACACGCCCGTACCCGTTCCGGCCGACGCGCCGCGCGCGGCCGACCTTCCGCTGCTGACCTATTACGACGACGCGACCGGGGAGCGCACCGAGCTGACCGCGCACCAGCTCGGCGGCTGGGCGGCGCGCAGCGCCGCGCTGCTTCGCGACGGCTGCGGACTCGGCCCCGGCAGCCGGGTCGCGGTGCTGCTGCCGCCGCACTGGCGGACCGCCGCGGTGCTCGTCGGCGCCTGGTCGGTCGGGATGGCGGTCTCGTTCCGGCCGCGGGCCACCGCCGGGCTGCCGGTGCTCGAACCCGGCGGCGACCTGCCGTACGACGTGGTCTTCGTGACCCCGGAACGCCTCGACGACTGGCTGGAGGACGTGCCCGACGGGGCCCACCGCTACCTCGTCGGCACCAGGCCCGGCCCGCTGGCCGACGTGCCCGTGGGCTGGCTCGACTGGTCCGCCGAGGTGCTCCGGCACACCGACACCCCGCCGGACTACGGCGCCATCCACCCGTCCGACGCGGCCACCCCGGACGGCACCAGCTACGGCGAGTGGGCCGCGGTGGCAAAGGGGATCGCCGAGCAGCTCGACCTGCGGGCCGACGACCGGCTGCTGGTCGACGCCGCCGAGCACGAGCAGCCACTGAAATGGCTCCTCGCGCCCCTGGCCGCCGGCGCGTCCGTGGTCATCTGCGCCAATCTCGACCGAACCCGGCGGGACGCGGTGGCCGCCGCCGAGCAGGTCACCCGAGTTCTCTGAGCCTCGTTGCCGCTGTGATCGGGTGGCCTGGCCGCGGGTCGCCCCGAGAGGGTGGGGTGAAACCGCGTTGACAGGGTTGGTGGGCGGGACGCCTACTGGGCCGTCGGAGACAGGACGGTGGAGGATCGACGGTGGACCGTACGGGTGTGACCTGGAAAGAGTTCGGCGAGGAGCACCTCGCCGCCTTGGCCGGGCTGGCCGAGGCGTGCCTCGCCGTCGACGGCGGGTTGCCGCTGTTCGCCCGTACGCCGCTGCTGCGGGCGCGGCTGCTGCAGACCCGTACCCTCGGCGACTGGCACGCCGGTGACCTGGTCGCGGCGGTCGGGGTCGGCACCGGGCGGGCGCCGGCCACCGCCACCGGCCTGGTGCATCCGGCCTGGCGGGGGCGGGGGCTCGGCGGCCGGCTGCTGGACTGGGCCGGCGAGCAGGCCGGTGACGCGGACCTGCTGGTCACCACCGAGACGTGGAGCCCGGACGCGGAGGCCCTGTTCACCGCGCGCGGCTTCGCGCGCACCTTCCTGGAGTGGGTGCTCCGGCACGACCTCGACACCCTTCCCGACGTGCCGGCACCCGACGGCGTGCGGCTCGAACCGGCGGCGCTCGGCCCGGAGCTGTTCGACACCTACCGCGCGTCCTTCGCCGAGCGGCCCGGCTTCGCCGCCCCGGAGCCCGACGAGTGGCTGGGCGAGCTGCGCGACGACGACGGGTACCGGCCGGAGCTGTCGCTGATCGCCCGCGCGGCGGACGGGACGGCGGTCGGCTTCGTCAACGTCATCGACGACTGGATCGACCAGGTGGGCGTGGTGCCCGGCTGGCGGGGGCGGCGGGCCGGGGCGTACCTGGTGGCAGAGGCGCTGCGCGGCCTGGCCGGGGCCGGGGCGGGGGCGGCGTGGCTCTGCGTCAACGACGACAACCCGGCCGCCGGGCTCTACCGGCGGCTCGGCTTCCGCGACGCCGGCCGCCGCGCCCGCTACCTGCGCCGGGCCAGGATCAGATGATCCTGGCCCGGGCCGGACTGCCACTCAGTCGAACGCGGCGGCGAACATACCCGGCTGGTAGGAACCACCCTTCTGGTGCACGATCACGGCGAGCCGGTTGGCCGCGTTGATCAGGGCGACCAGGGAGACCAGCGCGGCGATCTGGTCGTCGTCGTAGTGCTTGCGCACCTGCGCCCAGGTCTCGTCGGAGACGCCCTGGTAGGCGTCGGCGAGCCGGGTGCCCTCCTCGGCGAGCGCCAGCGCGGCCTGCTCGGCCTCGGTGAAGACGGTGGATTCGCGCCAGGCGGCGACCAGGTTGAGCCGCACGGCGCTCTCACCCTCAGCCACGGCCTCCTTGGTGTGCATGTCGATGCACCACCCGCAGCCGTTGATCTGGCTGGCCCGCAGCGACACCAGCTCCTGCGTGGACTTCGGCAGCGGCGACTGCTGGATGACCATGCCGGCGTTGGCGAACCGCTTGAAGAACTTCATGGCGATCTCGTTGTCGAACATGTTGAATCGGGCGTCCATGGTTCCGTCCTTCACTCGTGGTGTTCGGTTGGACGAACACGAGATGCCGGCGATCAGATCCCTGTGACGGCGCGGCCACGTGACGGCCGTCACAGCCTGTCGTGTCACAGAACGGCGAGGTCCGGCATCTGATGGGTGGCACAGCCGCGAGCGAAGAGGAGTCACCCATGGTGGGCACGCCGCAGACCGCAGCCGACGACCGCCCGGACCCCGCCACCGAGGCGTTCCTCGCTCACCGCAACCTGCTCTTCACCGTCGCGTACGAGATGCTCGGCTCGGCCGCCGACGCGGAGGATGCCCTCCAGGAGACCTGGCTACGGTGGGCCGGCGTCGACCTCGACACGGTCCGGGACCGGCGCGCCTACCTGGTCCGGATCACGACCCGCCAAGCGCTCACCCGGCTGCGTACGCTCGGCCGCCGCAAGGAGTCCTACGTCGGCCCCTGGCTGCCCGAGCCGCTGCTCACCACCCCCGACGTGGCCGAGGACGTCGCGCTGGCCGACAACGTCTCGATGGCCATGCTGCTGGTGCTGGAGACGCTCGCGCCAACCGAACGCGCGGTGTTCGTGCTGCGCGAGGTGTTCGACCTCGGGTACGACGAGATTGCCGAAGCCGTCGACAAGAGCCCCGCCGCGGTCCGCCAGATCGCCCACCGGGCCCGGGCACACGTTGCGGCGCGCCGGCCGCGCCAGGTCGTGTCAGCGGCCGAGACCCGGCACGCGCTCGACGCGTTCCAGCGGGCGCTAGAAACCGGCGACCTGCAGTCCCTGCTCGACATCCTCGCGCCGGACGTCGTCCTCCTCGGCGACGGCGGCGGAGTCAAGCAGGCCGTCCCGCGGCCGATCGTCGGGGTCGACAAGGTGGCCCGCCTGCTGGCCGGCGGCTGGGGCAGGATCGCCGACATCACGTCGCTGCGGCCGGCGCAGGTCAACGGCCACCCGGCGCTGGTCGTCCGGCTCGACGGCGAACTCGACAGCGTCCTGGCCCTGCGCATCGACGACGGCCTGATCAGCGGCATCTACGCCGTACGCAATCCCGAGAAGCTGTCCCACATGGCGCGGGAGACCGCCCTGAGCCGCTGAGCCGGGAGGTGGCCCGGCACGTGATCGGGCTGCGCTCGGGGCTCGTCACCGCCGCCTGAGCCACGGCGGGCGCGGCGCGCAGCGCGCGGTGTGGTCCACCGGCAGCGCGCACCGCCCGCGGCCGTCCGGCAACGGCCGATCACAGAAGACCCAATGGCGTACGCCCTGCTGGTCCTCGGCCGAGACGGTCACCCCGCCCGGCTCGACGCGTGCGCTGAGCCGGGCCAGCACCCGGGCGGCGGTCCGGGCGAAGATCCGGGCCCGGAGCAGGTCGGGCGCAGTGATCGGCAGATGGATCACCCAGCGGTCGGTCATCGGTAGCGGTGGTTCGCCGACTGGGCGCTCTGCCAGGCGCGCAGGGCGTTCTTGATTCGTACGTTCTCCTCCTGCACCGCGACCAGGGCGGTCTGCGCGACGGTGAGTTCGTCGGCCACGCGGTGCAGGAACGCGCGGATCTCGACCGGGTCGAGGCCGTGCCGGCGGACGTTGAAGCACCGGTCGCGGATCTGCCAGGGCCGCAGTGGAAGCCGACCCTGGAGTGGGCCGGCGTTTTCCGTCGGACGTCGTTGGTCGTGTCGGCTCGCCAGCCGACGGATCAGGTTGCGCACGGGTGACCGCCCATCGTCGGATCGCGTCGAAGTGGAGGGGACGGCCTCCGCCTGTTGTGGTCGGCGGAGACCGCCCCGCCCTGCCGCCGCAGCCTCGATCGGCGGTACGGCTGCAGGGCCGCGCCGGGGGAGCGCGGAGGGTGAGGTCTCGGCGGCGATGCGAGACCGGTACGAGAGGCGCCAACCGACCGCAGCAGCACCGCATCACCGAGAGCGACGCTACCGATACCTCTCACCTCTGTCAACGCTCTCTTACCTGTCGAATCTGCCTGGCGTGCTTCCTCCTGCTTCCCTTCCAGTTATTGCCGCTCTTTCAGCTGGTGCTCGATACTGGTAGGGCCAACCGACTGCAAGGGGCCTCCACGTGCCGATTCCGCCAACCATGGACGAGTTGATCAAGGATCTGCTGAAGCGGATCGAGGTGGGCGAGTTCCAGCCCGGGTCACAGATACCGTCCACCCAGGAACTGGCCGATCACTACGACCTGTCGCTCTCGACGATTCACCGGGCAGTGGCGACGCTGCGGGAACAGGGCGTGCTGGTTGACCGCCCGGGTCGCGGTGTCTTCGTTGCTGAGTCCACCCGCCCCTGACCCGCACCGGCGAGCCGGTGAGCTGATCTGCTGCCCGGTCGGCATACAGCGGTCCTAACCTTGTTACTGGAAGATCAAAACCTCAGTCGGCCGGCGCTCCCGAGGTCTGAACGGGAACAACGCGGCGTTCGGTCGCGCTGCTGATCTTCCTCGCGTGAGTCTCCTCATGCCGCTGGCCGTGGGATCGTGCCACCCGTCTGCGGGAGCCAGCGCCAAGCATGTCGGTGATAGGACCCGACTTGGCTCATGATCACTGAAGTGGGGCGGTCGGGAGCTTCCGGCGGTGCAAGAAGTAACGACCGGCCGGGTACAAACTGCAGATGGTGTGCGACTGTGCCACATCGTGAGCTTCGGCTGGCCGATCCGGATCGGTGTTGATCAGGAGACGGATTAC from Micromonospora kangleipakensis includes these protein-coding regions:
- a CDS encoding DUF4267 domain-containing protein, translating into MLSPLAYGLAVVISLLLVVIGARFLLQPEAAAAGYGVPAKPDGDRAYLTVKGLRDLTYGLLGLALIGFATPTAVAWYMLLGALEPLGDTVIVLRHGGTKAAAFGIHFATAVVVLLDAVLLFAL
- a CDS encoding winged helix-turn-helix domain-containing protein: MPIPPTMDELIKDLLKRIEVGEFQPGSQIPSTQELADHYDLSLSTIHRAVATLREQGVLVDRPGRGVFVAESTRP
- a CDS encoding cupin domain-containing protein; translated protein: MSLITPDFDESVIVRAADAEVVGRAPTTIRLLADSSATGGALSTQRVTLHDGADGARPHHHANSAELFYLLDGTAQLLSGDQVVTAERGDLVIVPPGLAHAFAAAPGENADILIVITPGVERFEYFRHLERIAYGKVPPESLLEVQELYDTYFRSSAAWEAARR
- a CDS encoding GNAT family N-acetyltransferase, with product MTWKEFGEEHLAALAGLAEACLAVDGGLPLFARTPLLRARLLQTRTLGDWHAGDLVAAVGVGTGRAPATATGLVHPAWRGRGLGGRLLDWAGEQAGDADLLVTTETWSPDAEALFTARGFARTFLEWVLRHDLDTLPDVPAPDGVRLEPAALGPELFDTYRASFAERPGFAAPEPDEWLGELRDDDGYRPELSLIARAADGTAVGFVNVIDDWIDQVGVVPGWRGRRAGAYLVAEALRGLAGAGAGAAWLCVNDDNPAAGLYRRLGFRDAGRRARYLRRARIR
- a CDS encoding DivIVA domain-containing protein codes for the protein MRNLIRRLASRHDQRRPTENAGPLQGRLPLRPWQIRDRCFNVRRHGLDPVEIRAFLHRVADELTVAQTALVAVQEENVRIKNALRAWQSAQSANHRYR
- a CDS encoding carboxymuconolactone decarboxylase family protein yields the protein MDARFNMFDNEIAMKFFKRFANAGMVIQQSPLPKSTQELVSLRASQINGCGWCIDMHTKEAVAEGESAVRLNLVAAWRESTVFTEAEQAALALAEEGTRLADAYQGVSDETWAQVRKHYDDDQIAALVSLVALINAANRLAVIVHQKGGSYQPGMFAAAFD
- a CDS encoding TIGR03089 family protein, giving the protein MAVHTPVPVPADAPRAADLPLLTYYDDATGERTELTAHQLGGWAARSAALLRDGCGLGPGSRVAVLLPPHWRTAAVLVGAWSVGMAVSFRPRATAGLPVLEPGGDLPYDVVFVTPERLDDWLEDVPDGAHRYLVGTRPGPLADVPVGWLDWSAEVLRHTDTPPDYGAIHPSDAATPDGTSYGEWAAVAKGIAEQLDLRADDRLLVDAAEHEQPLKWLLAPLAAGASVVICANLDRTRRDAVAAAEQVTRVL
- a CDS encoding RNA polymerase sigma-70 factor, giving the protein MVGTPQTAADDRPDPATEAFLAHRNLLFTVAYEMLGSAADAEDALQETWLRWAGVDLDTVRDRRAYLVRITTRQALTRLRTLGRRKESYVGPWLPEPLLTTPDVAEDVALADNVSMAMLLVLETLAPTERAVFVLREVFDLGYDEIAEAVDKSPAAVRQIAHRARAHVAARRPRQVVSAAETRHALDAFQRALETGDLQSLLDILAPDVVLLGDGGGVKQAVPRPIVGVDKVARLLAGGWGRIADITSLRPAQVNGHPALVVRLDGELDSVLALRIDDGLISGIYAVRNPEKLSHMARETALSR
- a CDS encoding TetR/AcrR family transcriptional regulator, giving the protein MAIRERRERERAERERAIVAAARELAESEGWDAVTTRRLAAQIEYSQPVLYSHFKGKDAIMAAVAVEGFGDLGRELAAARTAATDERQAVADVAAAYAAFAERRPALYDAMFTLAVDLPFASQDVPVDPARAFAELAETLRPVAGDDDLETFTETFWSGLHGLVTLMRSGRLRRTDHERRLALLVDRFAR
- a CDS encoding low temperature requirement protein A, with product MTAGNSSDLLRDHAEPQRATYVELFFDVILVFALTRLSHTLFTDLTWLGALHTVILLAAFWWVWVFTAWTTDRLNPAQPAIQLVIIPIMLGTLIMAGAAPTAFGEDGMIFAATYVIIQVGRALFVTSALRRRPEVAIGSLQQLIWNCFAGVLWIAGALTEGTPRVVIWLLAAVLGYTMSRLDFRLPKLGPARITAQAVSAEHLAERYQQIMIIAFGESILAAGGQFAAFGFERDRVIAFVLAFTITALLWRIYFYRAGLLLPAVIAASAAPAFFSRSASYAHLVMAGGIVLSSVGDEIIINHPFAEANLVWSAVILCGPAIYLAGRARLDYLSFSKVAVSRVIGLLLLVVLSPVVAFLPPVLIAVVAVVILTAIATSDTISWRFRPSKPKPPPPGGPYRRR